Proteins from a genomic interval of Longimicrobiales bacterium:
- the atpD gene encoding F0F1 ATP synthase subunit beta, translating into MANATGRVVQVIGPVVDVEFDEKLPEIYNALEIDAPGENGGLAVHLVAEVQQHIGRNQVRAVAMSSTDGVRRGMEVRDTGSAISVPVGEAPLGRILNVLGNPVDDGEPIPATAERWPIHREAPKFTELEPKTEIFETGIKVIDLIAPYVKGGKTGLFGGAGVGKTVVIMELINNIAMQHGGRSVFCGVGERTREGNDLFLEMSESGVLPNVALVYGQMNEPPGARQRVGLSGLTIAEYFRDVEKQDVLLFIDNIFRFTQAGSEVSALLGRMPSAVGYQPTLGTEMGGLQERITSTRDGSITSVQAIYVPADDLTDPAPATAFAHLDATTVLTRALTEIGIYPAVDPLDSTSRILDPQYIGERHYKVATEVQRILQRYKELQDIIAILGMDELSEDDKILVGRARRIQRFLSQPFFVASQFTGREGKYVKLSDTIESFERVVSGEFDHLPEQAFYMVGGIEDVIENAKSMAASV; encoded by the coding sequence ATGGCAAACGCAACTGGCCGCGTCGTACAGGTCATCGGCCCCGTGGTCGACGTCGAGTTCGACGAGAAGCTGCCGGAGATCTACAACGCGCTCGAGATCGACGCGCCGGGCGAGAACGGCGGGCTGGCGGTTCACCTGGTGGCCGAGGTGCAGCAGCACATCGGGCGCAACCAGGTGCGCGCGGTCGCAATGTCGTCGACGGACGGTGTGCGTCGTGGCATGGAGGTGCGCGACACGGGCTCGGCGATCTCGGTGCCGGTGGGCGAGGCGCCGCTGGGCCGGATCCTGAACGTGCTCGGCAACCCGGTGGACGACGGTGAGCCGATCCCGGCGACTGCCGAGCGCTGGCCGATCCACCGTGAGGCGCCGAAGTTCACGGAGCTCGAGCCGAAGACGGAGATCTTCGAGACGGGCATCAAGGTCATCGACCTGATCGCGCCGTACGTGAAGGGCGGCAAGACGGGACTGTTCGGCGGCGCGGGCGTCGGCAAGACCGTCGTCATCATGGAGCTCATCAACAACATCGCGATGCAGCACGGCGGCCGCTCGGTGTTCTGCGGCGTCGGCGAGCGGACGCGCGAGGGGAACGACCTGTTCCTCGAGATGAGCGAGTCGGGCGTTCTGCCGAACGTGGCGCTGGTCTACGGCCAGATGAACGAGCCGCCGGGTGCGCGCCAGCGCGTCGGCCTGTCCGGCCTCACGATCGCCGAGTACTTCCGCGACGTCGAGAAGCAGGACGTGCTGCTCTTCATCGACAACATCTTCCGCTTCACGCAGGCGGGCTCGGAGGTGTCGGCGCTGCTCGGCCGCATGCCGTCGGCCGTGGGCTACCAGCCGACGCTCGGCACGGAGATGGGCGGGCTGCAGGAGCGGATCACCTCGACGCGCGACGGCTCGATCACGTCGGTGCAGGCGATCTACGTGCCGGCCGACGACCTGACCGACCCGGCGCCGGCTACGGCGTTCGCGCACCTGGACGCGACGACGGTGCTCACGCGCGCACTGACCGAGATCGGCATCTACCCGGCCGTGGACCCGCTCGACTCGACGTCGCGCATCCTGGACCCGCAGTACATCGGCGAGCGTCACTACAAGGTCGCGACCGAGGTGCAGCGGATCCTGCAGCGCTACAAGGAGCTGCAGGACATCATCGCGATTCTCGGCATGGACGAACTGTCGGAGGACGACAAGATCCTGGTCGGCCGCGCACGCCGCATCCAGCGTTTCCTCTCGCAGCCGTTCTTCGTGGCATCGCAGTTCACCGGCCGCGAGGGCAAGTACGTCAAGCTGTCCGACACGATCGAGTCGTTCGAGCGTGTCGTGTCCGGTGAGTTCGACCACCTGCCCGAGCAGGCGTTCTACATGGTCGGCGGCATCGAGGACGTGATCGAGAATGCGAAGTCCATGGCGGCGAGCGTCTGA
- the atpF gene encoding F0F1 ATP synthase subunit B: MYLFLIAAAEGEAPNVFNLTQNVSFWTLVIFLLLLGVLLKFAFPPILGYAAAREERIQKQLDDARTQREEAEQLLAQQREQLAQARTEAQQVIAEGKQAAERVRQELLDKARQEQQELVERAKAEIQRERERAVEDVRREAVELAIAAAAKLVGTRVDAETDRRIVNEYLQGIGSRDTAGVA, encoded by the coding sequence CGGCAGAAGGCGAAGCGCCGAACGTGTTCAATCTGACACAGAACGTGTCATTCTGGACGCTGGTGATCTTCCTGCTGCTGCTGGGCGTGCTGCTGAAGTTCGCGTTCCCGCCGATTCTCGGGTATGCGGCGGCGCGCGAGGAGCGGATCCAGAAGCAGCTGGACGATGCGCGTACGCAGCGTGAGGAGGCGGAGCAGCTGCTGGCGCAGCAGCGCGAGCAGCTGGCGCAGGCCCGCACGGAGGCGCAGCAGGTGATCGCCGAGGGCAAGCAGGCAGCGGAGCGCGTGCGCCAGGAGCTGCTGGACAAGGCGCGGCAGGAGCAGCAGGAGCTGGTCGAGCGCGCCAAGGCGGAGATCCAGCGCGAGCGTGAGCGTGCGGTCGAGGACGTCCGCCGCGAGGCGGTGGAGCTGGCGATCGCGGCGGCGGCGAAGCTGGTCGGCACCCGTGTCGATGCGGAGACGGACCGTCGCATCGTGAACGAGTACCTGCAGGGCATCGGCTCGCGGGACACGGCGGGAGTGGCGTAA
- the atpH gene encoding ATP synthase F1 subunit delta, whose translation MRDTTIARSYAEALFALGEKHGRHEAFASGLQTVDALLESDRRVGLFLQTPKIEATVKKQALRDALGSRIDPLLMNFVQVVIDKRRQRLLQAIAREYRLLLDEKLGRLNVDVTLARQPDAAELREIADQLSRALESKVIPHVRVNEDILGGIVVRYKDRVIDGSLRRRLNALRGRLLQTKTVASA comes from the coding sequence GTGCGGGACACGACGATCGCGCGCAGCTATGCCGAGGCGCTGTTCGCGCTGGGCGAGAAGCATGGCCGGCACGAGGCGTTCGCCTCGGGGCTGCAGACCGTGGATGCGCTGCTCGAGTCGGACCGCCGCGTCGGGCTCTTCCTGCAGACGCCCAAGATCGAGGCGACGGTCAAGAAGCAGGCGCTGCGCGACGCGCTCGGCAGTCGGATCGATCCGCTGCTGATGAACTTCGTCCAGGTCGTGATCGACAAGCGGCGCCAGCGGCTGCTGCAGGCGATCGCGCGCGAGTACCGCCTGCTGCTGGACGAGAAGCTGGGCCGCCTGAACGTGGACGTGACGCTGGCGCGCCAGCCGGATGCCGCGGAGCTGCGCGAGATCGCGGATCAGCTCTCACGCGCGCTGGAGTCGAAGGTCATTCCGCACGTGCGCGTGAACGAGGACATCCTGGGCGGCATCGTGGTGCGCTACAAGGATCGTGTGATCGACGGCTCGCTGCGCCGGCGCCTGAACGCGCTGCGTGGCCGGCTGCTGCAGACCAAGACGGTGGCGAGCGCCTGA
- a CDS encoding PHP domain-containing protein: MRIDLHLHSTASDGALSPGALVRAAEAGGLDIIAITDHDTTGGVAAARAAQSTRVHVIAGIEVSTSLDANEVHILGYFVDPTHPRLVEYSGRAATWRRERMRQMIGRLDEIGVRIAYDDVLAVAGVSAESLGRPHLARALMQRGYVQSHAEAFDRYIGNDAPAFLPAQLLDPQGAIELIHDAGGIAVWAHPRPDRFEPDLPRLIALGLDGVECFRPRVTASDALRMESVARQAGLLVTGGSDWHGEWHGRLGEYAVSREEVGALLDRGGI, encoded by the coding sequence GTGCGCATCGATCTGCACCTTCATTCCACCGCGTCGGACGGCGCTCTCTCTCCGGGCGCGCTCGTGCGCGCAGCCGAAGCGGGCGGGTTGGACATCATCGCGATCACCGACCACGACACGACGGGCGGCGTAGCGGCCGCGCGCGCAGCGCAGTCGACGCGCGTCCACGTCATTGCGGGTATCGAGGTGTCCACGTCGCTGGATGCGAACGAGGTCCACATTCTCGGCTACTTCGTCGATCCGACCCATCCGCGACTGGTCGAGTATTCCGGCCGCGCCGCCACCTGGCGGCGCGAGCGCATGCGACAGATGATCGGCCGCCTCGACGAGATCGGGGTCCGCATCGCCTACGACGACGTCCTCGCCGTCGCGGGCGTGTCTGCCGAGTCACTGGGCCGACCGCACCTTGCGCGCGCACTCATGCAGCGCGGGTACGTGCAGTCGCACGCGGAAGCATTCGACCGCTACATCGGCAACGACGCGCCGGCCTTTCTGCCCGCGCAGCTGCTCGATCCGCAGGGCGCCATCGAGCTCATCCACGACGCGGGAGGCATCGCCGTGTGGGCACACCCGCGTCCCGACCGCTTCGAGCCCGACCTGCCACGTCTCATCGCCCTGGGCCTGGACGGCGTGGAGTGCTTCCGTCCGCGCGTCACTGCATCCGATGCGCTGCGCATGGAGAGCGTCGCGCGCCAGGCAGGACTGCTCGTGACCGGCGGGTCCGACTGGCATGGCGAGTGGCACGGCCGGCTCGGAGAGTACGCCGTCAGCCGCGAGGAAGTCGGAGCATTGCTCGATCGCGGCGGAATCTGA
- the atpA gene encoding F0F1 ATP synthase subunit alpha, giving the protein MASNEAHLRASEIKDVLLREIERYEEDLQVEEVGEVLEVKDGVARIYGLTNAMASEMLEITSSETGDAVTALALNLEEDNIGAVVMGDWTSLHEGDVVRRTGRVLDLPVGAGYLGRVVDSLGNPIDGRGEIPAEDRRYIDIVAPGIVARQPVKEPLQTGIKAIDSMIPIGRGQRELIIGDRGTGKTAVALDTIINQKGGDVICVYCAIGQRAGKVASVVEALRDAGAMDYTIVVAANASDPAPMQYIAPYAATAIAEHFMWQGKHTLVIYDDLSKQATAYRQISLVLRRPPGREAYPGDVFYLHSRLLERAAKLSEENGGGSLTALPIIETQAGDVSAYIPTNVISITDGQIFLESDLFYSGVRPAVNAGISVSRVGGAAQTKAMRSVAGKLRLELAQFRDVEAFAQFGSDLDPATQKQLSRGQRLVEILKQPQYQPLPMAEQVAIIWAATNGHLDDVPVERVRAFEREFMEFLRTQRPQILQTITDTKKVDDDVLRQLTDAVGAFKQQFGAQQAAPQPRSERAPAERANTDMSTAAAPVA; this is encoded by the coding sequence ATGGCGAGCAACGAGGCGCACCTGCGCGCGAGTGAAATCAAGGACGTCCTCCTGCGCGAGATCGAGCGCTACGAGGAGGACCTGCAGGTCGAGGAAGTGGGCGAGGTCCTGGAGGTGAAGGACGGCGTCGCCCGCATCTACGGTCTGACGAACGCGATGGCGAGCGAGATGCTCGAGATCACGTCGTCGGAGACCGGCGACGCGGTGACGGCCCTCGCGCTCAACCTGGAAGAGGACAACATCGGCGCGGTCGTCATGGGTGACTGGACGTCGCTGCACGAGGGTGACGTCGTACGCCGCACGGGCCGCGTGCTCGACTTGCCGGTCGGTGCGGGCTACCTCGGCCGCGTGGTTGATTCGCTCGGCAACCCGATCGATGGCCGTGGCGAGATCCCGGCCGAGGACCGCCGCTACATCGACATCGTCGCGCCGGGTATCGTCGCACGGCAGCCGGTGAAGGAGCCGCTGCAGACGGGCATCAAGGCGATCGACTCGATGATCCCGATCGGCCGCGGCCAGCGCGAGCTGATCATCGGCGACCGCGGCACCGGCAAGACGGCAGTCGCGCTCGACACGATCATCAACCAGAAGGGCGGCGACGTCATCTGCGTGTACTGCGCGATCGGTCAGCGCGCGGGCAAGGTGGCGAGCGTCGTCGAGGCGCTGCGCGACGCGGGCGCGATGGACTACACGATCGTCGTCGCGGCGAACGCGTCCGACCCGGCGCCGATGCAGTACATCGCGCCCTACGCGGCGACAGCGATTGCCGAGCATTTCATGTGGCAGGGCAAGCACACGCTGGTGATCTACGACGACCTGTCGAAGCAGGCGACGGCGTACCGCCAGATCTCGCTGGTGCTGCGTCGTCCGCCCGGCCGCGAGGCGTACCCGGGCGACGTCTTCTATCTGCACTCGCGCCTGCTCGAGCGCGCGGCCAAGCTGTCGGAGGAGAACGGCGGCGGCTCGCTGACCGCGCTGCCGATCATCGAGACGCAGGCCGGCGACGTGTCGGCGTACATTCCGACCAACGTGATCTCGATCACGGACGGGCAGATCTTCCTCGAGAGCGACCTGTTCTACTCGGGCGTGCGGCCGGCGGTGAACGCCGGTATCTCGGTCTCGCGCGTCGGTGGCGCTGCGCAGACCAAGGCGATGCGCTCGGTTGCCGGCAAGCTGCGCCTCGAGCTCGCGCAGTTCCGCGACGTCGAGGCGTTCGCGCAGTTCGGCTCGGACCTCGACCCCGCGACGCAGAAGCAGCTTTCGCGCGGTCAGCGCCTGGTCGAGATCCTGAAGCAGCCGCAGTACCAGCCGCTGCCGATGGCGGAGCAGGTCGCGATCATCTGGGCGGCCACCAACGGCCACCTCGATGACGTGCCGGTCGAGCGCGTGCGCGCGTTCGAGCGCGAGTTCATGGAGTTCCTGCGCACGCAGCGCCCGCAGATCCTGCAGACGATCACGGACACGAAGAAGGTGGACGACGACGTGCTGCGGCAGCTCACGGACGCCGTGGGCGCGTTCAAGCAGCAGTTCGGCGCGCAGCAGGCGGCGCCGCAGCCGCGCAGTGAGCGCGCGCCGGCAGAGCGTGCGAACACCGACATGTCGACTGCGGCCGCACCGGTCGCGTAA
- the atpG gene encoding ATP synthase F1 subunit gamma gives MSQTRELKRRIRSVGKTRQITRTMEMVSTSKLKRATDRVHAARPYAERLAGVIGRLVDPELKERYPLLRQPETVRRAAVVLITSNRGLAGAFNANLIKEARGLMDRLRRSGVETELHTVGKKGAAFFRFKRQEIARDLSDIGDSPTSDDAGEVIEPLRERFERGELDEVYVVYAQFRSALSTPPATMKLLPVQASSKDGEEVAGGRVLNYELSPSADEILGRLLPLYVRNSMYRALVETAAAEHGARRTAMKNATDNAGDMLDRLSRTYNRARQAQITQEIAEIVGGAAALE, from the coding sequence GTGTCGCAGACCCGCGAGCTGAAGCGCCGGATCCGCTCGGTCGGCAAGACGCGCCAGATCACGCGGACGATGGAGATGGTGTCCACGTCCAAGCTGAAGCGCGCCACCGACCGCGTGCACGCCGCGCGCCCCTACGCCGAGCGACTCGCCGGCGTGATCGGCCGGCTGGTCGATCCGGAATTGAAGGAGCGCTACCCGCTGCTGCGCCAGCCCGAAACGGTGCGGCGCGCGGCCGTCGTGCTGATCACGTCGAACCGCGGCCTGGCCGGTGCGTTCAACGCGAACCTGATCAAGGAAGCGCGCGGCCTGATGGACCGGCTGCGCCGGAGCGGTGTCGAGACCGAGCTGCACACCGTCGGCAAGAAGGGCGCTGCCTTCTTCCGCTTCAAGCGCCAGGAGATCGCGCGCGACCTGAGCGACATCGGCGACAGCCCTACGTCCGACGATGCCGGTGAAGTGATCGAGCCGCTGCGCGAGCGCTTCGAACGCGGTGAGCTGGACGAGGTGTACGTCGTGTATGCGCAATTCCGCTCGGCGCTCTCCACGCCACCGGCCACGATGAAGCTGCTGCCGGTGCAGGCGTCATCGAAGGACGGGGAGGAAGTCGCCGGCGGGCGCGTGCTCAACTACGAGCTGTCGCCTTCGGCCGACGAGATCCTCGGCCGGCTGCTGCCGCTCTACGTGCGCAACAGCATGTACCGCGCACTGGTCGAGACCGCGGCCGCGGAGCACGGCGCACGCCGGACGGCCATGAAGAACGCGACGGACAACGCGGGCGACATGCTGGACCGGCTGTCGCGGACGTACAACCGCGCGCGCCAGGCGCAGATCACGCAGGAGATCGCGGAGATCGTGGGCGGGGCGGCGGCGCTGGAGTAG
- a CDS encoding F0F1 ATP synthase subunit epsilon: MANELTVSVISPERTVYEGNAEMVVAPAWDGEIGILRGHAPLVILLGDGELRVQTGGSVQRFHVSGGFMQVADDVVTVLSESASTTA; the protein is encoded by the coding sequence ATGGCAAACGAGCTGACCGTCTCGGTCATCAGTCCCGAGCGGACCGTGTACGAGGGCAACGCCGAAATGGTCGTTGCCCCCGCATGGGACGGCGAGATCGGCATCCTGCGCGGTCACGCCCCGCTCGTGATCCTGCTCGGCGACGGCGAGCTGCGCGTGCAGACGGGTGGCAGCGTCCAGCGCTTCCATGTCTCGGGCGGCTTCATGCAGGTGGCCGACGACGTCGTGACCGTGCTGAGCGAAAGCGCTTCGACGACGGCCTGA
- a CDS encoding class I SAM-dependent rRNA methyltransferase: MTIAAPTARVNRRGAARWRERQHPWIYRSDVIEPPRAEAGHVLVIDERNAPIGMALWSPTSTISLRMLTHHERAIDEAFWHERIGAAVAYREELAPRANAYRLVHGEGDGLPSLVVDRYDEWLVVQLLSAGLERHRDAIVAALRELTGATGILARNDVPVRDHERLPRSIELLHGTVPEEVEVRENDVAYLAAPWTGQKTGAFLDQRENRARAGELARGRALDCFSYHGSFALHVATNADEVTAVDSSVDALQRARENAVRNGFAIAEDNGIESPGTRGGRMRFVEANVFDFLRTQEAAREAYDTIVLDPPAFAKRKDAVERALRGYKEINLRAMRLLSPGGRLLTFTCSHHVSEPAFRSMLEAAAADAGRPMRWIEARGQAADHPVIVQVPESSYLKGAVLQAVD; the protein is encoded by the coding sequence ATGACGATTGCAGCACCGACAGCCCGCGTGAACCGGCGCGGCGCCGCTCGCTGGCGCGAGCGGCAGCACCCGTGGATCTACCGCAGCGACGTGATCGAGCCGCCGCGCGCGGAGGCCGGTCACGTGCTCGTCATCGACGAGCGCAATGCGCCGATCGGGATGGCGCTCTGGAGTCCGACCTCGACGATCTCGCTGCGCATGCTGACGCACCACGAGCGCGCAATCGACGAGGCCTTCTGGCATGAGCGGATCGGCGCCGCCGTCGCGTACCGGGAGGAACTCGCGCCGCGTGCCAACGCGTACCGTCTCGTGCATGGTGAGGGCGACGGGCTCCCGTCGCTGGTCGTGGATCGTTACGACGAGTGGCTCGTCGTGCAGCTGCTGTCTGCGGGCCTGGAGCGGCATCGCGATGCGATCGTGGCGGCGCTGCGCGAGCTGACGGGCGCCACGGGCATCCTCGCGCGCAACGACGTGCCGGTCCGCGACCATGAGCGGCTGCCGCGCTCGATCGAGCTGCTGCACGGCACCGTCCCCGAGGAGGTGGAGGTGCGTGAGAACGACGTCGCATACCTCGCCGCTCCCTGGACCGGCCAGAAGACGGGCGCCTTCCTGGACCAGCGCGAGAACCGCGCACGTGCCGGTGAGCTGGCGCGCGGCCGCGCACTCGACTGCTTCTCGTACCACGGCTCATTCGCCCTGCACGTCGCGACGAACGCAGACGAGGTCACAGCGGTCGACTCGTCGGTAGATGCACTGCAGCGTGCGCGCGAGAATGCGGTGCGCAACGGTTTCGCCATCGCGGAGGACAACGGGATCGAGTCGCCCGGCACGCGCGGCGGTCGCATGCGATTCGTCGAAGCCAACGTGTTCGACTTCCTGCGCACGCAGGAAGCTGCCCGCGAAGCGTACGACACCATTGTCCTGGACCCACCTGCCTTCGCGAAGCGAAAGGACGCCGTCGAGCGTGCGCTGCGTGGCTACAAGGAGATCAACCTCCGAGCGATGCGACTGCTCTCGCCCGGCGGGCGCCTGCTCACGTTCACCTGCTCGCACCACGTGAGCGAGCCAGCGTTCCGTTCAATGCTGGAGGCCGCCGCAGCCGACGCCGGCCGGCCCATGCGCTGGATCGAGGCGCGCGGTCAGGCTGCGGATCACCCGGTGATCGTGCAGGTACCGGAGAGTTCCTATCTGAAGGGGGCGGTGCTTCAGGCAGTGGACTAG